A part of Crassostrea angulata isolate pt1a10 chromosome 5, ASM2561291v2, whole genome shotgun sequence genomic DNA contains:
- the LOC128183418 gene encoding S-adenosylmethionine-dependent methyltransferase Rv2258c-like, which translates to MASSEPRDLEQVVRDGLSTLVFGFGYRVGIVDGFIKIKQPCTAEELAQKVGMKRRYIEEWLSCLAAAGIVRVHDGDRFSLPYDEAKLRLQGHVAGVLPTLSESMPLLEQVIRTDGPRGYKYTEPFLKFVEGFSTPASIENWVKASLVPVLQLKEGDQFTLLDLGCGYGNHARRVAQVYPKSSVYGVDMDKISIDRANEGTQKDGLKNVQFLCNVGGNLPSDWTEKFDFVIINQVLHDAPGVDAILKEVKRVMKSDGFGAAYDPPVSSYPKNQVNDKWAQQALPFSFFSCLPMSLSDPTETGDGLGVGWGYENRKTKIEQHGFHVVPCGDIDINTVQDRIVFKK; encoded by the exons ATGGCGTCCTCAGAGCCCCGTGATTTAGAACAGGTTGTTAGAGATGGACTAAGTACACTTGTATTCGGCTTTGGATACAGGGTGGGTATAGTGGACGGCTTCATTAAAATTAAGCAACCGTGTACAGCAGAGGAACTAGCTCAGAAAGTAGGCATGAAAAGAAG GTACATAGAAGAATGGCTGAGCTGTCTGGCGGCCGCAGGAATTGTCCGAGTTCATGACGGTGACAGGTTTTCTCTGCCCTACGACGAAGCTAAGTTGAGGTTGCAAGGACACGTTGCTGGCGTCCTTCCAACATTAAGTGAATCAATGCCATTACTGGAACAAGTCATTCGTACTGACGGACCAAGAG GCTACAAGTATACAGAACCATTCCTAAAATTTGTGGAGGGATTCTCAACACCAGCATCTATTGAAAATTGGGTGAAAGCCTCTCTTGTGCCAGTCTTACAACTGAAAGAAG GGGACCAGTTCACGCTATTAGATCTAGGCTGTGGGTACGGTAATCATGCTAGACGAGTGGCCCAAGTTTATCCAAAAAGTTCAGTGTATGGGGTTGATATGGACAAAATTTCCATAGATAGAGCAAACGAAGGAACGCAAAAGGACGGTCTCAAAAATGTCCAATTTCTTTGTAACGTGGGCGGAAATCTTCCATCTGATTGGAcggaaaaatttgattttgtcaTCATTAACCAAGTTCTCCATGACGCACCTGGCGTTGACGCCATCTTGAAGGAAGTCAAGCGTGTCATGAAATCAGATGGATTCGGGGCCGCTTATGACCCACCCGTGTCATCTTATCCCAAAAACCAGGTCAACGATAAATGGGCCCAACAGGCCCTGCCGTTCAGCTTTTTCTCTTGCCTTCCCATGAGCCTTTCGGATCCTACCGAAACAGGCGACGGACTTGGGGTTGGGTGGGGGTACGAAAACCGCAAGACAAAAATAGAACAACATGGCTTCCATGTCGTCCCGTGCGGCGATATTGACATCAACACGGTTCAAGATAgaatagtctttaaaaaataa
- the LOC128183420 gene encoding S-adenosylmethionine-dependent methyltransferase Rv2258c-like isoform X1 → MAEQGKRRDLDKLVKDGLSALVFGVGYKVGIIDHFIKIKQPCTAQELAQQTGMKQRYIQEWLNSMVAAGIVTSHADDRFSLDYPESELKTHGHGATVLPILSAMLPKLEAVLSSKGPKGYGYWDPFLEWWGGYHKPEDIQMWINDLLLPVLDLKSSSDFKLLDLGCGYGRYTLMIAKRYPNSTVYGIDPDRKSIDEANAQLQKEALRNVNFLCMPGEQLPQDWTEKFEFVILNDVLHDAYAVDGILTEVRRVLKSDGFGAAYDPPVSSYSAKLTDTDIAQLYLPLSLFSCLPMSLSGPYGEGYGVGWGYEKRREEIEKHGFRLVKVGDMDIDVVQERIVFQK, encoded by the exons ATGGCAGAACAAGGAAAACGTCGAGATTTGGACAAGCTTGTCAAAGATGGCCTCAGTGCTCTGGTGTTTGGGGTTGGTTACAAAGTAGGTATTATTGACCACTTCATTAAAATCAAACAACCGTGCACTGCACAGGAGCTTGCTCAACAGACTGGaatgaaacaaag ATACATTCAGGAATGGCTAAACAGTATGGTGGCCGCAGGAATCGTGACGTCACACGCAGACGACAGATTCTCCTTGGATTATCCGGAGTCTGAGCTGAAGACGCATGGACATGGCGCCACGGTCCTTCCGATTCTAAGCGCAATGTTACCAAAACTGGAGGCAGTCCTGTCGAGTAAAGGACCAAAGG GTTATGGGTACTGGGATCCTTTCCTTGAGTGGTGGGGCGGTTACCACAAACCAGAGGACATTCAGATGTGGATCAATGACCTTCTTTTACCCGTGCTTGACCTCAAATCTA GTTCTGACTTCAAACTGCTTGATCTTGGCTGTGGATATGGGAGATACACTCTTATGATCGCCAAGCGTTATCCAAACAGCACCGTGTATGGCATTGACCCGGACAGGAAATCCATCGACGAAGCCAATGCGCAACTGCAAAAGGAAGCGCTGAGGAATGTCAACTTCCTGTGTATGCCGGGAGAACAGCTTCCCCAAGACTGGACGGAAAAGTTCGAGTTTGTAATTCTCAACGATGTCCTTCATGACGCATATGCGGTAGACGGAATTTTGACGGAAGTCCGTCGTGTTTTAAAATCCGACGGATTCGGAGCGGCTTACGATCCACCGGTTTCATCGTACTCCGCCAAGCTGACCGATACCGACATTGCCCAGTTGTACCTGCCCCTGAGCTTGTTTTCCTGTCTTCCCATGAGCCTCTCGGGTCCTTACGGCGAGGGATATGGTGTGGGCTGGGGCTACGAAAAGCGGAGGGAGGAGATCGAAAAACATGGCTTCCGTCTTGTCAAAGTCGGAGACATGGATATCGACGTGGTCCAAGAAAGAATTGTCTTCCAAAAATGA
- the LOC128183420 gene encoding S-adenosylmethionine-dependent methyltransferase Rv2258c-like isoform X2: MAEQGKRRDLDKLVKDGLSALVFGVGYKVGIIDHFIKIKQPCTAQELAQQTGMKQRYIQEWLNSMVAAGIVTSHADDRFSLDYPESELKTHGHGATVLPILSAMLPKLEAVLSSKGPKGYGYWDPFLEWWGGYHKPEDIQMWINDLLLPVLDLKSSSDFKLLDLGCGYGRYTLMIAKRFPNSTVYGIDPDRKSIDEANMQLQKEALSNVNFLCVPGEQLPQDWTENFDFVILNDVLHDAYAVDGILTEVRRVLKSDGFGAAYDPPVSSYSAKLTDTDIAQLYLPLSLFSCLPMSLSGPYGEGYGVGWGYEKRREKIEKHGFRLVKVGDMDIDVVQERIVFQK; this comes from the exons ATGGCAGAACAAGGAAAACGTCGAGATTTGGACAAGCTTGTCAAAGATGGCCTCAGTGCTCTGGTGTTTGGGGTTGGTTACAAAGTAGGTATTATTGACCACTTCATTAAAATCAAACAACCGTGCACTGCACAGGAGCTTGCTCAACAGACTGGaatgaaacaaag ATACATTCAGGAATGGCTAAACAGTATGGTGGCCGCAGGAATCGTGACGTCACACGCAGACGACAGATTCTCCTTGGATTATCCGGAGTCTGAGCTGAAGACGCATGGACATGGCGCCACGGTCCTTCCGATTCTAAGCGCAATGTTACCAAAACTGGAGGCAGTCCTGTCGAGTAAAGGACCAAAGG GTTATGGGTACTGGGATCCTTTCCTTGAGTGGTGGGGCGGTTACCACAAACCAGAGGACATTCAGATGTGGATCAATGACCTTCTTTTACCCGTGCTTGACCTCAAATCTA GTTCCGACTTCAAGCTGCTCGACCTTGGCTGTGGATACGGGAGGTACACACTTATGATCGCCAAGCGTTTTCCAAACAGCACCGTGTATGGCATTGACCCGGACAGGAAATCCATCGACGAAGCCAACATGCAACTGCAAAAGGAAGCACTGAGCAATGTCAACTTCCTGTGTGTGCCGGGAGAACAGCTTCCCCAAGACTGGACGGAAAAtttcgattttgtaattttaaacgACGTCCTTCATGACGCATATGCGGTAGACGGAATTTTGACGGAAGTCCGTCGTGTTTTGAAATCCGACGGATTCGGAGCGGCCTACGATCCGCCGGTTTCATCGTACTCCGCCAAGCTGACCGATACTGACATTGCCCAGCTGTACCTGCCCCTGAGCTTGTTTTCCTGTCTTCCCATGAGCCTCTCTGGTCCTTACGGCGAGGGATACGGCGTGGGCTGGGGCTACGAAAAGCGGAGGGAGAAGATCGAAAAACATGGCTTCCGTCTGGTCAAAGTCGGAGACATGGATATCGATGTGGTCCAAGAAAGAATTGTCTTCCAAAAATGA
- the LOC128183420 gene encoding S-adenosylmethionine-dependent methyltransferase Rv2258c-like isoform X3 yields MAEQGGRRDLDKLVKDGLSALVFGVGYKVGIIEHFIKIKQPCTAQELAEKTGMKERYIQEWLNSMVASGIVKSHADDRFSLPYSDSELKTHGHGATVLPILSAMLPKLEAVLPNNGPRGYGYHGPFLEWWGGYHKPEDIQIWINELLLPVFDLKPSSDFKLLDLGCGYGRYTLMIAKRFPNSTVYGIDPDRKSIDEANMQLQKEALSNVNFLCVPGEQLPQDWTENFDFVILNDVLHDAYAVDGILTEVRRVLKSDGFGAAYDPPVSSYSAKLTDTDIAQLYLPLSLFSCLPMSLSGPYGEGYGVGWGYEKRREKIEKHGFRLVKVGDMDIDVVQERIVFQK; encoded by the exons ATGGCAGAGCAGGGTGGACGTCGAGATTTGGACAAGCTTGTCAAGGATGGCCTCAGTGCTCTTGTGTTTGGGGTTGGTTACAAAGTCGGAATTATTGAACACTTCATTAAAATCAAACAACCGTGCACTGCACAGGAGCTTGCTGAAAAAACTGGAATGAAAGAAAG GTACATTCAGGAATGGCTGAACAGTATGGTGGCCTCAGGAATCGTGAAGTCACACGCAGACGACAGATTCTCCCTGCCCTATTCGGACTCTGAGCTAAAGACACATGGGCATGGCGCCACAGTCCTTCCTATTCTGAGCGCCATGTTACCAAAACTGGAGGCAGTTCTCCCAAATAATGGACCAAGAG GTTATGGCTACCACGGCCCTTTCTTAGAGTGGTGGGGCGGATACCACAAACCAGAGGACATTCAGATCTGGATCAACGAACTACTTTTACCGGTGTTTGACCTTAAACCAA GTTCCGACTTCAAGCTGCTCGACCTTGGCTGTGGATACGGGAGGTACACACTTATGATCGCCAAGCGTTTTCCAAACAGCACCGTGTATGGCATTGACCCGGACAGGAAATCCATCGACGAAGCCAACATGCAACTGCAAAAGGAAGCACTGAGCAATGTCAACTTCCTGTGTGTGCCGGGAGAACAGCTTCCCCAAGACTGGACGGAAAAtttcgattttgtaattttaaacgACGTCCTTCATGACGCATATGCGGTAGACGGAATTTTGACGGAAGTCCGTCGTGTTTTGAAATCCGACGGATTCGGAGCGGCCTACGATCCGCCGGTTTCATCGTACTCCGCCAAGCTGACCGATACTGACATTGCCCAGCTGTACCTGCCCCTGAGCTTGTTTTCCTGTCTTCCCATGAGCCTCTCTGGTCCTTACGGCGAGGGATACGGCGTGGGCTGGGGCTACGAAAAGCGGAGGGAGAAGATCGAAAAACATGGCTTCCGTCTGGTCAAAGTCGGAGACATGGATATCGATGTGGTCCAAGAAAGAATTGTCTTCCAAAAATGA